DNA sequence from the Podospora pseudocomata strain CBS 415.72m chromosome 2 map unlocalized CBS415.72m_2.2, whole genome shotgun sequence genome:
AAAACTCTCCGAATCCGACTTCATAGGCGAGGTCTTTTTGAGATGCGTAGCCAAAGACGTCGTCTCCCGCTGCGGTGACGCCGTCACCTCCATCGCCCGCCGCGCCTACGGCCCTGACATCGCCCTCCCCGAAATCAAAATCGTCGGCCATCTCGAGGCGAACTTTCCGTacatcctctcccacctcgaGTACATCATCGGGGAGCTCCTCCGGAATTCTGTCCAGGCCGTGGTGGAAAAACATCAGAAATCAAAGAACAAATCGGCACAGCCTCCCCCGATAGAGGTCACAATCTGCGAATCAAACCAACACGTCATCATCCGGATTTCTGAccaaggaggggggataCCAAGGGAGAGCATGCCCTACCTCTGGTCCTTCTCCAAGGGTCCGGCATCAAAAGAAATCCTTGCCAACCTGGGGCAAGTCCCCAAGATGGCGGCCACGATGCAGGAGCTCCAGATTGACGACATTAACCCGGAAAGCAACAAGAAGATTGAGACTTTGCATCAGAAGTACGGGCATCAGAGTGTGCAGTCTTTATcagcggaggagaaggaaagggaggacAGGGCCAAGTATAGTTCCTTGGCCAGTCTGTCGTCGAGGCCCCCGAatttgaggttggggatgggctTGCCGCTGAGCAGGGTGTATGCAGAGTATTGGGCCGGCTCGCTGGCGCTGCACAGCCTGGAGGGGTACGGGGTGGATGCGTTTTTGCAGATTAGCAAGCTGGGGAACAAGAATGAGCAGCTGACTACGAGGGCGACGATGGATGCTGTTTAGTGGGTATCAGTCGGTCTTCCCTGTCTCGAGCAATATAAAGCGTTTTtgaacaccaccaacgacaaaAAAAGCTGGGGCCGGTAATGAAGAAAGGGTTGTTGAGGCCTCTTGTTTACCGGGTATTTTGGTTGGGGAATTATGTATACACAAGACACCAAGTTGCTAATGAAATCAATAAAGGTTGGATTTTATCCTGGGCTTTTTATTAACCAAGAGGCAGGTTGGATTGATATGCTGAGATACTTTTCAACTGACAGAGCTTGTCTACTCACGCTTGTCGCCAGCAATGCAATTACAAGTGCCGCCGCATCTTCAAACAAAAACTCCCACGCAATGTGTAACAGCCTTTCTCATTATTTGGTATCatgaaagggggagggggaaggggtgacTAGACAGACGACTAAAAGACGACTAAATTACATCGTGACTAAgtctcaaaaaaaaaaggtgtaAAAAAGGAGGTAAAAAATGGGGGAGTTGCTTTTTCTTTCGCgagagaaacaaaaaaaaaaaaaaaagctcgataaaaaaagagaagaaggcagGACGACAAAAAAGAGATATCAAGTATATCTttttccctcccctttccccccaaTGTGTGTagtcttttctttctccgaACACCTTGCGCATCCTTTTCGAATAAATTTGGCGGAgcaaaaaagagaaacaacagcaacgaTAGAAAAGTGAAACCCCCGGAGATTATAGGCAACCCGACCAAATCCGCTTAATCACCGCCGCATCACCCCATAGCAAATTCGTGAGCATATCCATGAAGGCCGAAAGTCGTCACTGTTTGGACAAACAAACGGGCCAAAATGTGTGTGGTGTCCGGAGGCAGTGGTTTGAAGCAGGGTAGCCCCTGAGAGTCG
Encoded proteins:
- the PKP2 gene encoding putative protein kinase (COG:T; EggNog:ENOG503NVS5; putative protein kinase YGL059W); its protein translation is MRRLQHVTAAVRLSSRAGELRTLGAATAAALIQLPNRRHSHSSSQSHAHSPKWRPVSVLDEWVAKEARPISLRQLMVFGRSLTESRLISSANYVRTELPTRIAHRIRDMQKLPYVVVTNKHFNEVYDLYYTAFDTFRKVREVKNLDDNDRLCATIRTMLNAHLTVIPKLAMGILECNGLKDAAELDKFMNTILRSRISRRVIAEQHLALTETFHAPWFSPGAKLSESDFIGEVFLRCVAKDVVSRCGDAVTSIARRAYGPDIALPEIKIVGHLEANFPYILSHLEYIIGELLRNSVQAVVEKHQKSKNKSAQPPPIEVTICESNQHVIIRISDQGGGIPRESMPYLWSFSKGPASKEILANLGQVPKMAATMQELQIDDINPESNKKIETLHQKYGHQSVQSLSAEEKEREDRAKYSSLASLSSRPPNLRLGMGLPLSRVYAEYWAGSLALHSLEGYGVDAFLQISKLGNKNEQLTTRATMDAV